The Corythoichthys intestinalis isolate RoL2023-P3 chromosome 1, ASM3026506v1, whole genome shotgun sequence genome has a segment encoding these proteins:
- the LOC130908051 gene encoding gastrula zinc finger protein XlCGF57.1-like: MRCPTDVNVEDLHHEKHDSLHVKQEEESEMLYIKQEEEPETPDMKEDQEVEIHKCLMGVSVKSEEDEGPSEERGAANPSSDSSFQHLTTKGEGRSEPDGLLAPLSDSDDITSHSSDFNTDEEDDDFGQKASKSLNKSSLKRDTKECAVRKPFHCSLCDKTFSWKRNLKLHMHAHAGEKPFACTLCDKKYLTKANLNIHTRTHTGEKPFACTLCDKRFSRNPSLKIHERKHTGEKPFACSLCGKRFYQRTHLEQHQRIHTGEKPFACSSCGKRFPHKGNLNKHTKRKHTVGEPFTCTHCGQRFSQKGHFESHRRNHAGEKLFACTLCDKRFVDKGGLKKHTRRHTGERPFACTLCDKRFYYKNNLEAHKYTHTGEKPFACSFCGERYTRKGTLIRHESTHTGEKPFACTLCDKRFSRNLSLKIHERKHTGEKPFACSLCGKRFYRKNNLEAHKYTHTGEKPFACSFCGERYTRKGTLLRHESTHTGEKPFACTLCDKRFSQKSSLERHQRTHTGEKPFACTHCGKSFAQKLNLVRHARGHTGGKTLNGSV; this comes from the exons ATGAGG tgtcCCACCGATGTCAATGTAGAAGATCTTCACCATGAGAAGCACGATTCCCTCCATGTTAAACAGGAAGAGGAGTCCGAGATGCTGTACATCAAACAGGAGGAAGAGCCAGAGACCCCCGACATGAAAGAAGACCAGGAAGTTGAAATCCACAAGTGTCTAATGGGTGTCAGTGTGAAGAGCGAAGAAGATGAAGGTCCAAGCGAAGAGAGAGGAGCAGCGAACCCTTCGAGCGACAGCTCATTTCAGCACTTAACAACAAAAGGAGAGGGACGATCGGAACCGGACGGCCTTTTAGCTCCGCTTTCGGACAGCGACGACATAACGTCACATTCTTCTGACTTTAATACTGATGAGGAGGATGATGACTTTGGCCAAAAGGCTTCAAAATCTTTAAACAAGTCATCATTGAAAAGAGACACAAAGGAATGCGCAGTTAGGAAACCTTTTCACTGCTCACTCTGtgataaaacattttcttggaaaCGTAATTTAAAACTACACATGCATGCACACGCTggggagaagccttttgcctgcacactttgtgataaaaaatactTAACGAAGGCTAatttaaacattcacacaagaacacacactggggagaagcctttcgcctgcacgctgtgcgataaaagattttctcgGAACCCTTCTCTTAAAATACATGAGCgtaaacacactggagaaaagccttttgcctgctcactttgtggtaaaagattttaTCAGAGGACTCATTTAGAACAGCATCAGCGtatacacactggagaaaagccttttgcctgctcatcTTGTGGCAAACGATTCCCCCATAAGGgaaatttaaacaaacacactAAACGcaaacacactgtaggtgagccTTTCACCTGCACacattgtggtcaaagattttcTCAGAAGGGACATTTCGAATCGCACAGAAGAAACCACGCTGGAGAGAAGctttttgcctgcacactttgtgataaaagattcGTCGATAAGGGAGGTTTAAAGAAACACACAAgaagacacactggagagaggcctttcgcctgcacactttgcgataaaagattttattATAAGAATAATTTAGAAGCGCATAAgtatacacacactggagagaagccttttgcctgctcattttgtggtGAAAGATACACTCGGAAAGGAACTTTAATAAGGCACGAaagcacacacactggagagaaacctttcgcctgcacactttgcgataaaagattttctcgGAACCTTTCTCTTAAAATACATGAGCgtaaacacactggagaaaagccttttgcctgctcactttgtggtaaaagattttaTCGTAAGAATAATTTAGAAGCGCATAAgtatacacacactggagagaagccttttgcctgctcattttgtggtGAAAGATACACTCGGAAAGGAACTTTATTAAGGCACGAaagcacacacactggagagaaacctttcgcctgcacactttgcgataaaagattttctcagaagTCTTCTTTAGAAAGACATCAgcgcacacacactggagaaaagcctttcgcctgcacacATTGTGGTAAAAGCTTCGCTCAGAAACTAAATTTAGTAAGGCACGCAAGAGGCCATACTGGGGGAAAAACTTTGAATGGCagcgtgtga